The following are encoded in a window of Blattabacterium cuenoti genomic DNA:
- the greA gene encoding transcription elongation factor GreA, with protein sequence MEKEKFEYITKEGLKKLQQEIERLENIERPKISMQIAEARDKGDLSENAEYDAIKEAQGFLEMNIAKLKKKLSNARIIDGSQINRNRVSILSTVRVKNLTYGGEQIYTLVPEGEADLKSGKISINTPISTGLLGKQVGQIAHIKLPNKMILDYEILEIAFSE encoded by the coding sequence ATGGAAAAAGAAAAATTCGAATATATCACTAAAGAGGGATTAAAAAAACTACAACAAGAAATAGAAAGATTAGAAAACATTGAAAGACCAAAAATATCCATGCAAATAGCAGAAGCCAGAGATAAAGGAGATCTTTCAGAAAATGCAGAATATGATGCTATAAAAGAAGCACAGGGATTTTTAGAAATGAACATAGCCAAATTAAAAAAAAAACTATCCAATGCAAGAATTATTGATGGATCACAAATCAATAGAAACAGAGTTTCTATTCTATCTACAGTTAGGGTGAAAAATTTAACATATGGAGGAGAACAAATATATACCTTAGTTCCAGAAGGAGAAGCAGATCTAAAATCTGGTAAAATTTCTATCAATACTCCTATATCTACAGGATTACTTGGAAAACAAGTAGGACAAATTGCTCATATTAAGTTACCTAATAAAATGATACTGGATTATGAAATTTTAGAAATAGCATTTAGTGAATGA
- a CDS encoding HIT family protein → MSQKNIFTHIIKNEVPAYKVAENSENLAFLDIYPIKIGHTLVIPKKKNPEKIFSLPEKDFLSLMSFTRKVAIGIEKIIPCNRVGIFVMGFEIPHVHIHLIPMDQESDGNFSKKRISLSANHFKILSEQIKKSIDL, encoded by the coding sequence ATGAGTCAGAAAAATATATTTACACATATAATAAAAAACGAAGTACCTGCTTATAAAGTCGCAGAAAATTCTGAAAATCTTGCTTTTTTAGATATTTATCCAATAAAAATTGGTCATACCTTAGTGATCCCAAAAAAAAAGAATCCAGAAAAAATATTTTCTCTTCCAGAAAAAGATTTTTTATCTCTCATGTCTTTTACTAGAAAAGTAGCTATCGGGATTGAAAAAATAATTCCTTGTAATCGTGTTGGAATATTTGTGATGGGTTTTGAAATCCCCCATGTTCATATCCATTTAATCCCTATGGATCAAGAAAGTGATGGGAATTTTTCTAAGAAAAGAATATCTTTGTCTGCAAATCATTTCAAGATTTTATCAGAACAGATTAAAAAATCTATCGATTTATAA
- a CDS encoding type III pantothenate kinase: MLLTINIGNSSLRFGLFNNNYNLKCDCSWIINSNPHRSLDEYILLFRNIYQQYGILSKLIQNIVIGSVVPPLTNIVEQSLYEIHKIKPIVVDRYSASPIKHYSHQLGTDLYANAIAAYTLYHNKKNTLVVDFGTALSLTCIDKYGTLQGVIIAPGVNSSLSALIGNTAQLSQIELKKPPNILGQYTETCIQSGIIYGYISMVEGLINRINKELKTNCFVIATGGLSHIYTPLTKKIHLKDKLHTIKGLKILFHWNR, translated from the coding sequence ATGTTGTTAACTATAAATATTGGGAATTCAAGTCTTCGTTTTGGACTATTTAATAATAATTATAATTTAAAATGTGATTGTTCATGGATTATTAACAGTAATCCACATAGATCATTGGATGAATATATTTTATTGTTTAGGAATATTTACCAACAATATGGAATCTTATCTAAATTAATACAAAATATTGTGATTGGATCCGTAGTCCCTCCTCTTACAAATATTGTAGAACAATCTTTATATGAAATTCATAAAATAAAACCGATAGTAGTAGATAGATATTCCGCTTCTCCAATAAAACATTATTCTCATCAATTAGGAACAGATTTATATGCTAATGCTATAGCTGCATATACATTATATCATAATAAAAAAAATACTCTAGTAGTAGATTTTGGAACGGCTTTAAGTTTAACCTGCATAGATAAATACGGAACTCTTCAAGGAGTTATTATTGCTCCAGGAGTTAATAGCTCTTTATCTGCATTGATAGGTAATACGGCTCAACTATCGCAAATAGAATTAAAAAAACCCCCTAATATATTAGGACAGTATACTGAAACCTGTATTCAAAGTGGAATTATTTATGGATACATCAGTATGGTAGAAGGACTCATTAACCGAATTAATAAAGAATTAAAAACAAACTGTTTTGTTATAGCTACAGGAGGGCTTTCTCATATTTATACTCCTTTAACTAAAAAAATTCATCTTAAAGATAAATTGCATACAATAAAAGGTTTAAAAATTCTATTTCATTGGAATAGATAG